The genomic window ACTCCCAGGAGGATCAACAATGACCGGTGAATCTTCACCCCACCGGCCCCGGCACATCGTCGTGATGGGCGTGTCGGGGTCGGGCAAAAGTACGGTGGCGCGGGCGCTGGCGGAGCGGCTGGGCTGGGCCTTTGCCGAGGCCGACAAGTTTCACCCGCCCGAAAACGTCGCCAAGATGCAGGGCGGCACCCCGCTGACCGACGAGGACCGCTGGCCGTGGCTGCGGGCGATCCGGGACTGGCTGACGCAGGAAGCGCAGGCCGGGCACAGCACGGTCGTGACCTGCTCGGCGCTGCGGCGGAGCTACCGCGACGTGCTGCGGGAGGCGGCAGGTGAGGTGCGGTTCGTTCACCTGACAGGCACCCGCGACCTGCTGGCCGAGCGCATGGGCCACCGCCAGGGCCACTTCATGCCCGCCAGCCTGCTCGACTCGCAACTGGCGACGCTGGAAGTGCCGGGACCGGACGAACACGCCCTCACCCTCAATATCGGCGCCGCGCCGGACGAGCTGGTGCGGGAGGTGCTCGCCGGGTTGCAGCTCGGCTCAACCGCTTCCCTCTCAAGCAGGCCGGGACGAGACTGATACGGTTCTGAACTCTATTCCGCCCATCCCCACACAGCACCTCAAGTGGGCTCTGCGGCGCAGCCCCACACCACACGTCCGTTCGGAACAGGACAACTGCTCGGCTCCGCGCTGGGGTGGGCGGTGGAGAGCGGCCCAGTTCTCTTTCCCGGCCCGTTTCTTTCCCGGCCCGAACTCCGGTTACGCTGTGCCGATGTTGCGTTCGCTGCTGTGGGTGCCGGGTCTGGTCCTGGTCGGGATAGTGGTTCACGACCTGCTCAAGGTCACGGTGCAGGGCGGCGACGGCACTCTCAGCCAGACGGTGCACCAGCGGGTGTACCAGCTTCTGCACGCGCTGGCGCGGCGCACCGGCAACCGAATCGTGCTCGCCTGGGCCGCGCCCACCATAATCGTCTCGGCGCTGCTCACGTGGACGCTGGGGCTGTGGCTGGGCTGGACGCTGGTGTTCTGGTCCTCGCCGGGCAGCGTGGTGGGCGCCGACAGCGAGTCCCCGGCCACCTTCTGGAGCGTCGTGTACTACGTCGGCTACACCATCAGCACGCTGGGGCTGGGCGACCTCAAGACGACGGCGACGCCCTGGCGAATGCTGACCAGCGTGGCGGCGCTCAGCGGGTTCGTCAACCTGACCTTCGCCATCACCTTCGTCGTCCCGGTGGCCGAGGCCCGGCTTGAGCGGCGCGAACTGGCGCGGCTGCTGCGGCGCTCGGGACCGGACGCGCAGGCGCTCGTCATCGGGGCGCTTCAGGACCACCCCGACGGCCTGCAAAGCCTGATTTCGGGGCTGCACCAGACGCTCAACACCCTGGAAACCAAGCACGACCACGCCCACTACCTCCACCGCTTTCATGACCGGACAGCCTTAGAAAGCCTGTCGCTCGCCCTGCCCGCGCTCGGCGAGGCGCTGCTGCTCATCGAGTGCGCCCTGCCCGGCCCGCCGCCGCCCGGCCTCAA from Deinococcus radiodurans R1 = ATCC 13939 = DSM 20539 includes these protein-coding regions:
- a CDS encoding gluconokinase; amino-acid sequence: MTGESSPHRPRHIVVMGVSGSGKSTVARALAERLGWAFAEADKFHPPENVAKMQGGTPLTDEDRWPWLRAIRDWLTQEAQAGHSTVVTCSALRRSYRDVLREAAGEVRFVHLTGTRDLLAERMGHRQGHFMPASLLDSQLATLEVPGPDEHALTLNIGAAPDELVREVLAGLQLGSTASLSSRPGRD
- a CDS encoding ion channel, whose protein sequence is MLRSLLWVPGLVLVGIVVHDLLKVTVQGGDGTLSQTVHQRVYQLLHALARRTGNRIVLAWAAPTIIVSALLTWTLGLWLGWTLVFWSSPGSVVGADSESPATFWSVVYYVGYTISTLGLGDLKTTATPWRMLTSVAALSGFVNLTFAITFVVPVAEARLERRELARLLRRSGPDAQALVIGALQDHPDGLQSLISGLHQTLNTLETKHDHAHYLHRFHDRTALESLSLALPALGEALLLIECALPGPPPPGLKLSRTLVDSLVRGHAKNCPSPLPAAPPPPSLAPLHDAGIATVSEAEFTACLAQHAEHRQFLRAMVEEGLWSWAQVARTAGEGAA